From the genome of Populus trichocarpa isolate Nisqually-1 chromosome 15, P.trichocarpa_v4.1, whole genome shotgun sequence, one region includes:
- the LOC7474835 gene encoding TPR repeat-containing thioredoxin TDX isoform X2, with translation MFQMDAAKVTELKHFIDQCKANPSIIHTPSLAFFKTYLQSLGARFPPETKSEKGDIDMADSGEYSDSKRPIEDDDEIVESDIDLDNTDVVEPDNHPPQKMGDPAVEVTEEKRDAAKTEKSKAMDAISEGKLEEAIDHLTEAITLNPTSAILYATRGSVFVKLKKPLAAIRDADAALAINPNSAKGYKVRGMARAILGQWEQAATDLHEASKLDYDDEIGLVLKKVEPNARKIEEHRRKYERLRKERELKKAELERKQQAEAQEREALSALKEGQVIGIHSAKELDPKLNAASRTSRLAILYFTASWCGPCRMIAPIFTSLAAKYLKVVFLKVDIDEARDVAARWNISSVPTFYFIKNGKEIDKVVGADKNELERKVKQHSG, from the exons ATGTTCCAGATGGATGCCGCTAAAGTAACTGAGCTCAAACACTTTATTGATCAGTGTAAGGCTAACCCTTCTATTATCCACACCCCATCTCTTGCTTTCTTCAAGACTTATCTTCAAAG CCTAGGTGCTCGATTTCCTCCAGAGACAAAATCG GAGAAAGGTGATATTGACATGGCTGACTCTGGGGAATACTCTGATTCCAAAAGACcaattgaagatgatgatgaaattgttgaGTCTGATATTGACTTGGATAATACTGATGTCGTGGAACCTGACAATCATCCTCCACAAAAG ATGGGAGATCCTGCAGTTGAAGTTACAGAAGAAAAGCGGGATGCTGCTAAAACCGAAAAATCAAAAGCTATGGATGCAATCTCTGAAG GTAAGCTGGAAGAAGCCATAGATCATTTAACAGAAGCCATCACGTTGAATCCAACTTCAGCTATATTATATGCCACACGAG GTAGTGTTTTTGTTAAACTGAAGAAACCTCTTGCTGCGATTCGTGATGCTGATGCCGCTCTAGCA ATCAATCCAAACTCTGCAAAAGGATATAAAGTACGAGGTATGGCCAGAGCCATATTGGGCCAATGGGAACAAGCAGCAACTGACCTGCATGAGGCGTCAAAGTTGGACTATGATGATGAGATTGGTTTGGTGCTGAAAAAG GTTGAACCTAATGCCCGCAAAATTGAAGAGCATCGTAGAAAATATGAACGCCTCCGAAAAGAAAGGGAGCTAAAGAAAGCCGAACTTGAGAGAAAACAACAAGCTGAAGCCCaa GAAAGAGAAGCCTTATCTGCTCTGAAGGAAG GACAAGTTATAGGCATTCATTCTGCCAAGGAACTAGATCCCAAACTGAATGCTGCGTCAAGAACTTCCCGCCTTGCAATCCTGTACTTCACCGCATCGTGGTGCGGACCATGTCGAATGATTGCTCCCATTTTCACAAGCTTAGCTGCGAAGTACCTGAAAGTTGTTTTCTTGAAAGTTGACATAGACGAGGCAAGAGATGTTGCTGCACGCTGGAACATCAGCAGTGTTCCTACCTTCTACTTTATAAAGAATGGCAAGGAGATTGACAAGGTTGTGGGGGCTGATAAAAATGAATTGGAAAGGAAGGTTAAACAACATTCTGGCTAG
- the LOC18105565 gene encoding protein TIFY 6B isoform X4, with product MERDFLGLGSKNNPVTIKEEATDTPLKDSVPMRGSGMQWSFSNKVSAIPQFLSFKSSMEDKPRKAVHDPMASSSSGYMSISTADAFDSNQKSYSALIQDMRMFPISSQQNQTINVSMSSPILQSLFPPTGHSMITSNSIVSKPLGGVPVITPASALPTPSSVIGTTDLRDVAKSSGAPAQLTIFYAGSVSVYDDVSPEKAQAIMLLAGNGGSSGTQNKPISTPQAQAQAPIPGPPVGDIFVGNKINTTAPCSGMPSPISVTSSSTNDLAIVKPVVNLAPSVKHIEPTKPASSVGPTSATLVPAAVAVPQARKASLARFLEKRKERVMQTSPYNGSKKSPEGGAHRFDGMSLSMSTSSSFPLPASN from the exons ATGGAGAGAGATTTTCTGGGTCTGGGTTCGAAAAACAATCCTGTTACTATCAAAGAAGAGGCCACCGATACTCCTCTTAAGGATTCTG TGCCCATGAGAGGTTCAGGGATGCAGTGGTCTTTTTCAAACAAGGTTTCTGCCATTCCTCAATTCTTGTCGTTCAAGTCTTCCATGGAAGATAAACCAAGAAAGGCTGTTCATGATCCCATGGCATCATCATCCTCTGGCTATATGTCAATTTCAACTGCTGATGCTTTTGATTCTAACCAGAAATCATACTCTGCCTTGATTCAG GATATGAGGATGTTTCCAATCTCCAgccaacaaaatcaaacaatcaaCGTTTCTATGAGCTCCCCCATTCTGCAGTCCCTTTTTCCTCCCACTGGACACAGCATGATTACTTCTAATTCAATAGTCTCAAAACCTCTCGGAGGAGTTCCAGTCATAACCCCTGCTTCTGCTCTTCCTACCCCGAGTTCCGTCATTGGCACCACTGATCTTAG GGATGTTGCTAAATCCTCTGGAGCACCTGCCCAGTTGACCATATTCTACGCTGGTTCAGTGAGTGTTTATGATGATGTTTCTCCTGAGAAG GCACAGGCCATTATGCTTTTGGCTGGAAATGGTGGCTCTTCTGGGACTCAGAATAAGCCAATCTCCACGCCTCAAGCACAGGCACAAGCACCAATTCCTGGACCACCTGTAGGTGATATTTTTGTTGGGAACAAAATCAACACTACAGCTCCATGCTCAGGCATGCCAAGCCCTATTTCTGTGACCTCTAGTAGCACCAACGATTTAGCAATAGTTAAGCCAGTAGTAAATTTAGCACCTTCTGTTAAACATATAGAGCCCACCAAGCCAGCTAGTTCAGTAGGACCTACTTCTGCCACTCTAGTTCCAGCAG CAGTGGCTGTACCTCAGGCTCGTAAAGCATCGTTGGCTCGGTTTTTGGAGAAGCGCAAGGAAAG GGTGATGCAAACATCGCCCTATAATGGAAGCAAGAAGTCTCCCGAGGGTGGTGCCCATAGATTTGATGGTATGAGTTTATCTATGAGCACCTCTAGCTCTTTCCCTCTCCCAGCCAGCAATTAG
- the LOC18105565 gene encoding protein TIFY 6B isoform X3 produces MRGSGMQWSFSNKVSAIPQFLSFKSSMEDKPRKAVHDPMASSSSGYMSISTADAFDSNQKSYSALIQKNMALDKQAGNHYAMTTYGKQHFDAYFANRPQDMRMFPISSQQNQTINVSMSSPILQSLFPPTGHSMITSNSIVSKPLGGVPVITPASALPTPSSVIGTTDLRDVAKSSGAPAQLTIFYAGSVSVYDDVSPEKAQAIMLLAGNGGSSGTQNKPISTPQAQAQAPIPGPPVGDIFVGNKINTTAPCSGMPSPISVTSSSTNDLAIVKPVVNLAPSVKHIEPTKPASSVGPTSATLVPAAVAVPQARKASLARFLEKRKERVMQTSPYNGSKKSPEGGAHRFDGMSLSMSTSSSFPLPASN; encoded by the exons ATGAGAGGTTCAGGGATGCAGTGGTCTTTTTCAAACAAGGTTTCTGCCATTCCTCAATTCTTGTCGTTCAAGTCTTCCATGGAAGATAAACCAAGAAAGGCTGTTCATGATCCCATGGCATCATCATCCTCTGGCTATATGTCAATTTCAACTGCTGATGCTTTTGATTCTAACCAGAAATCATACTCTGCCTTGATTCAG AAAAATATGGCTCTTGATAAACAAGCTGGAAACCATTATGCTATGACAACCTATGGTAAACAGCATTTCGATGCCTATTTTGCTAATCGCCCACAGGATATGAGGATGTTTCCAATCTCCAgccaacaaaatcaaacaatcaaCGTTTCTATGAGCTCCCCCATTCTGCAGTCCCTTTTTCCTCCCACTGGACACAGCATGATTACTTCTAATTCAATAGTCTCAAAACCTCTCGGAGGAGTTCCAGTCATAACCCCTGCTTCTGCTCTTCCTACCCCGAGTTCCGTCATTGGCACCACTGATCTTAG GGATGTTGCTAAATCCTCTGGAGCACCTGCCCAGTTGACCATATTCTACGCTGGTTCAGTGAGTGTTTATGATGATGTTTCTCCTGAGAAG GCACAGGCCATTATGCTTTTGGCTGGAAATGGTGGCTCTTCTGGGACTCAGAATAAGCCAATCTCCACGCCTCAAGCACAGGCACAAGCACCAATTCCTGGACCACCTGTAGGTGATATTTTTGTTGGGAACAAAATCAACACTACAGCTCCATGCTCAGGCATGCCAAGCCCTATTTCTGTGACCTCTAGTAGCACCAACGATTTAGCAATAGTTAAGCCAGTAGTAAATTTAGCACCTTCTGTTAAACATATAGAGCCCACCAAGCCAGCTAGTTCAGTAGGACCTACTTCTGCCACTCTAGTTCCAGCAG CAGTGGCTGTACCTCAGGCTCGTAAAGCATCGTTGGCTCGGTTTTTGGAGAAGCGCAAGGAAAG GGTGATGCAAACATCGCCCTATAATGGAAGCAAGAAGTCTCCCGAGGGTGGTGCCCATAGATTTGATGGTATGAGTTTATCTATGAGCACCTCTAGCTCTTTCCCTCTCCCAGCCAGCAATTAG
- the LOC7474835 gene encoding TPR repeat-containing thioredoxin TDX isoform X3: MQEKGDIDMADSGEYSDSKRPIEDDDEIVESDIDLDNTDVVEPDNHPPQKMGDPAVEVTEEKRDAAKTEKSKAMDAISEGKLEEAIDHLTEAITLNPTSAILYATRGSVFVKLKKPLAAIRDADAALAINPNSAKGYKVRGMARAILGQWEQAATDLHEASKLDYDDEIGLVLKKVEPNARKIEEHRRKYERLRKERELKKAELERKQQAEAQEREALSALKEGQVIGIHSAKELDPKLNAASRTSRLAILYFTASWCGPCRMIAPIFTSLAAKYLKVVFLKVDIDEARDVAARWNISSVPTFYFIKNGKEIDKVVGADKNELERKVKQHSG, encoded by the exons ATGCAGGAGAAAGGTGATATTGACATGGCTGACTCTGGGGAATACTCTGATTCCAAAAGACcaattgaagatgatgatgaaattgttgaGTCTGATATTGACTTGGATAATACTGATGTCGTGGAACCTGACAATCATCCTCCACAAAAG ATGGGAGATCCTGCAGTTGAAGTTACAGAAGAAAAGCGGGATGCTGCTAAAACCGAAAAATCAAAAGCTATGGATGCAATCTCTGAAG GTAAGCTGGAAGAAGCCATAGATCATTTAACAGAAGCCATCACGTTGAATCCAACTTCAGCTATATTATATGCCACACGAG GTAGTGTTTTTGTTAAACTGAAGAAACCTCTTGCTGCGATTCGTGATGCTGATGCCGCTCTAGCA ATCAATCCAAACTCTGCAAAAGGATATAAAGTACGAGGTATGGCCAGAGCCATATTGGGCCAATGGGAACAAGCAGCAACTGACCTGCATGAGGCGTCAAAGTTGGACTATGATGATGAGATTGGTTTGGTGCTGAAAAAG GTTGAACCTAATGCCCGCAAAATTGAAGAGCATCGTAGAAAATATGAACGCCTCCGAAAAGAAAGGGAGCTAAAGAAAGCCGAACTTGAGAGAAAACAACAAGCTGAAGCCCaa GAAAGAGAAGCCTTATCTGCTCTGAAGGAAG GACAAGTTATAGGCATTCATTCTGCCAAGGAACTAGATCCCAAACTGAATGCTGCGTCAAGAACTTCCCGCCTTGCAATCCTGTACTTCACCGCATCGTGGTGCGGACCATGTCGAATGATTGCTCCCATTTTCACAAGCTTAGCTGCGAAGTACCTGAAAGTTGTTTTCTTGAAAGTTGACATAGACGAGGCAAGAGATGTTGCTGCACGCTGGAACATCAGCAGTGTTCCTACCTTCTACTTTATAAAGAATGGCAAGGAGATTGACAAGGTTGTGGGGGCTGATAAAAATGAATTGGAAAGGAAGGTTAAACAACATTCTGGCTAG
- the LOC7474835 gene encoding TPR repeat-containing thioredoxin TDX isoform X1, whose translation MFQMDAAKVTELKHFIDQCKANPSIIHTPSLAFFKTYLQSLGARFPPETKSGAHMQEKGDIDMADSGEYSDSKRPIEDDDEIVESDIDLDNTDVVEPDNHPPQKMGDPAVEVTEEKRDAAKTEKSKAMDAISEGKLEEAIDHLTEAITLNPTSAILYATRGSVFVKLKKPLAAIRDADAALAINPNSAKGYKVRGMARAILGQWEQAATDLHEASKLDYDDEIGLVLKKVEPNARKIEEHRRKYERLRKERELKKAELERKQQAEAQEREALSALKEGQVIGIHSAKELDPKLNAASRTSRLAILYFTASWCGPCRMIAPIFTSLAAKYLKVVFLKVDIDEARDVAARWNISSVPTFYFIKNGKEIDKVVGADKNELERKVKQHSG comes from the exons ATGTTCCAGATGGATGCCGCTAAAGTAACTGAGCTCAAACACTTTATTGATCAGTGTAAGGCTAACCCTTCTATTATCCACACCCCATCTCTTGCTTTCTTCAAGACTTATCTTCAAAG CCTAGGTGCTCGATTTCCTCCAGAGACAAAATCG GGTGCTCATATGCAGGAGAAAGGTGATATTGACATGGCTGACTCTGGGGAATACTCTGATTCCAAAAGACcaattgaagatgatgatgaaattgttgaGTCTGATATTGACTTGGATAATACTGATGTCGTGGAACCTGACAATCATCCTCCACAAAAG ATGGGAGATCCTGCAGTTGAAGTTACAGAAGAAAAGCGGGATGCTGCTAAAACCGAAAAATCAAAAGCTATGGATGCAATCTCTGAAG GTAAGCTGGAAGAAGCCATAGATCATTTAACAGAAGCCATCACGTTGAATCCAACTTCAGCTATATTATATGCCACACGAG GTAGTGTTTTTGTTAAACTGAAGAAACCTCTTGCTGCGATTCGTGATGCTGATGCCGCTCTAGCA ATCAATCCAAACTCTGCAAAAGGATATAAAGTACGAGGTATGGCCAGAGCCATATTGGGCCAATGGGAACAAGCAGCAACTGACCTGCATGAGGCGTCAAAGTTGGACTATGATGATGAGATTGGTTTGGTGCTGAAAAAG GTTGAACCTAATGCCCGCAAAATTGAAGAGCATCGTAGAAAATATGAACGCCTCCGAAAAGAAAGGGAGCTAAAGAAAGCCGAACTTGAGAGAAAACAACAAGCTGAAGCCCaa GAAAGAGAAGCCTTATCTGCTCTGAAGGAAG GACAAGTTATAGGCATTCATTCTGCCAAGGAACTAGATCCCAAACTGAATGCTGCGTCAAGAACTTCCCGCCTTGCAATCCTGTACTTCACCGCATCGTGGTGCGGACCATGTCGAATGATTGCTCCCATTTTCACAAGCTTAGCTGCGAAGTACCTGAAAGTTGTTTTCTTGAAAGTTGACATAGACGAGGCAAGAGATGTTGCTGCACGCTGGAACATCAGCAGTGTTCCTACCTTCTACTTTATAAAGAATGGCAAGGAGATTGACAAGGTTGTGGGGGCTGATAAAAATGAATTGGAAAGGAAGGTTAAACAACATTCTGGCTAG
- the LOC18105565 gene encoding protein TIFY 6B isoform X2 — protein sequence MERDFLGLGSKNNPVTIKEEATDTPLKDSVPMRGSGMQWSFSNKVSAIPQFLSFKSSMEDKPRKAVHDPMASSSSGYMSISTADAFDSNQKSYSALIQKNMALDKQAGNHYAMTTYGKQHFDAYFANRPQDMRMFPISSQQNQTINVSMSSPILQSLFPPTGHSMITSNSIVSKPLGGVPVITPASALPTPSSVIGTTDLRDVAKSSGAPAQLTIFYAGSVSVYDDVSPEKAQAIMLLAGNGGSSGTQNKPISTPQAQAQAPIPGPPVGDIFVGNKINTTAPCSGMPSPISVTSSSTNDLAIVKPVVNLAPSVKHIEPTKPASSVGPTSATLVPAVAVPQARKASLARFLEKRKERVMQTSPYNGSKKSPEGGAHRFDGMSLSMSTSSSFPLPASN from the exons ATGGAGAGAGATTTTCTGGGTCTGGGTTCGAAAAACAATCCTGTTACTATCAAAGAAGAGGCCACCGATACTCCTCTTAAGGATTCTG TGCCCATGAGAGGTTCAGGGATGCAGTGGTCTTTTTCAAACAAGGTTTCTGCCATTCCTCAATTCTTGTCGTTCAAGTCTTCCATGGAAGATAAACCAAGAAAGGCTGTTCATGATCCCATGGCATCATCATCCTCTGGCTATATGTCAATTTCAACTGCTGATGCTTTTGATTCTAACCAGAAATCATACTCTGCCTTGATTCAG AAAAATATGGCTCTTGATAAACAAGCTGGAAACCATTATGCTATGACAACCTATGGTAAACAGCATTTCGATGCCTATTTTGCTAATCGCCCACAGGATATGAGGATGTTTCCAATCTCCAgccaacaaaatcaaacaatcaaCGTTTCTATGAGCTCCCCCATTCTGCAGTCCCTTTTTCCTCCCACTGGACACAGCATGATTACTTCTAATTCAATAGTCTCAAAACCTCTCGGAGGAGTTCCAGTCATAACCCCTGCTTCTGCTCTTCCTACCCCGAGTTCCGTCATTGGCACCACTGATCTTAG GGATGTTGCTAAATCCTCTGGAGCACCTGCCCAGTTGACCATATTCTACGCTGGTTCAGTGAGTGTTTATGATGATGTTTCTCCTGAGAAG GCACAGGCCATTATGCTTTTGGCTGGAAATGGTGGCTCTTCTGGGACTCAGAATAAGCCAATCTCCACGCCTCAAGCACAGGCACAAGCACCAATTCCTGGACCACCTGTAGGTGATATTTTTGTTGGGAACAAAATCAACACTACAGCTCCATGCTCAGGCATGCCAAGCCCTATTTCTGTGACCTCTAGTAGCACCAACGATTTAGCAATAGTTAAGCCAGTAGTAAATTTAGCACCTTCTGTTAAACATATAGAGCCCACCAAGCCAGCTAGTTCAGTAGGACCTACTTCTGCCACTCTAGTTCCAGCAG TGGCTGTACCTCAGGCTCGTAAAGCATCGTTGGCTCGGTTTTTGGAGAAGCGCAAGGAAAG GGTGATGCAAACATCGCCCTATAATGGAAGCAAGAAGTCTCCCGAGGGTGGTGCCCATAGATTTGATGGTATGAGTTTATCTATGAGCACCTCTAGCTCTTTCCCTCTCCCAGCCAGCAATTAG
- the LOC18105565 gene encoding protein TIFY 6B isoform X1, which translates to MERDFLGLGSKNNPVTIKEEATDTPLKDSVPMRGSGMQWSFSNKVSAIPQFLSFKSSMEDKPRKAVHDPMASSSSGYMSISTADAFDSNQKSYSALIQKNMALDKQAGNHYAMTTYGKQHFDAYFANRPQDMRMFPISSQQNQTINVSMSSPILQSLFPPTGHSMITSNSIVSKPLGGVPVITPASALPTPSSVIGTTDLRDVAKSSGAPAQLTIFYAGSVSVYDDVSPEKAQAIMLLAGNGGSSGTQNKPISTPQAQAQAPIPGPPVGDIFVGNKINTTAPCSGMPSPISVTSSSTNDLAIVKPVVNLAPSVKHIEPTKPASSVGPTSATLVPAAVAVPQARKASLARFLEKRKERVMQTSPYNGSKKSPEGGAHRFDGMSLSMSTSSSFPLPASN; encoded by the exons ATGGAGAGAGATTTTCTGGGTCTGGGTTCGAAAAACAATCCTGTTACTATCAAAGAAGAGGCCACCGATACTCCTCTTAAGGATTCTG TGCCCATGAGAGGTTCAGGGATGCAGTGGTCTTTTTCAAACAAGGTTTCTGCCATTCCTCAATTCTTGTCGTTCAAGTCTTCCATGGAAGATAAACCAAGAAAGGCTGTTCATGATCCCATGGCATCATCATCCTCTGGCTATATGTCAATTTCAACTGCTGATGCTTTTGATTCTAACCAGAAATCATACTCTGCCTTGATTCAG AAAAATATGGCTCTTGATAAACAAGCTGGAAACCATTATGCTATGACAACCTATGGTAAACAGCATTTCGATGCCTATTTTGCTAATCGCCCACAGGATATGAGGATGTTTCCAATCTCCAgccaacaaaatcaaacaatcaaCGTTTCTATGAGCTCCCCCATTCTGCAGTCCCTTTTTCCTCCCACTGGACACAGCATGATTACTTCTAATTCAATAGTCTCAAAACCTCTCGGAGGAGTTCCAGTCATAACCCCTGCTTCTGCTCTTCCTACCCCGAGTTCCGTCATTGGCACCACTGATCTTAG GGATGTTGCTAAATCCTCTGGAGCACCTGCCCAGTTGACCATATTCTACGCTGGTTCAGTGAGTGTTTATGATGATGTTTCTCCTGAGAAG GCACAGGCCATTATGCTTTTGGCTGGAAATGGTGGCTCTTCTGGGACTCAGAATAAGCCAATCTCCACGCCTCAAGCACAGGCACAAGCACCAATTCCTGGACCACCTGTAGGTGATATTTTTGTTGGGAACAAAATCAACACTACAGCTCCATGCTCAGGCATGCCAAGCCCTATTTCTGTGACCTCTAGTAGCACCAACGATTTAGCAATAGTTAAGCCAGTAGTAAATTTAGCACCTTCTGTTAAACATATAGAGCCCACCAAGCCAGCTAGTTCAGTAGGACCTACTTCTGCCACTCTAGTTCCAGCAG CAGTGGCTGTACCTCAGGCTCGTAAAGCATCGTTGGCTCGGTTTTTGGAGAAGCGCAAGGAAAG GGTGATGCAAACATCGCCCTATAATGGAAGCAAGAAGTCTCCCGAGGGTGGTGCCCATAGATTTGATGGTATGAGTTTATCTATGAGCACCTCTAGCTCTTTCCCTCTCCCAGCCAGCAATTAG
- the LOC7474835 gene encoding TPR repeat-containing thioredoxin TDX isoform X4 produces the protein MADSGEYSDSKRPIEDDDEIVESDIDLDNTDVVEPDNHPPQKMGDPAVEVTEEKRDAAKTEKSKAMDAISEGKLEEAIDHLTEAITLNPTSAILYATRGSVFVKLKKPLAAIRDADAALAINPNSAKGYKVRGMARAILGQWEQAATDLHEASKLDYDDEIGLVLKKVEPNARKIEEHRRKYERLRKERELKKAELERKQQAEAQEREALSALKEGQVIGIHSAKELDPKLNAASRTSRLAILYFTASWCGPCRMIAPIFTSLAAKYLKVVFLKVDIDEARDVAARWNISSVPTFYFIKNGKEIDKVVGADKNELERKVKQHSG, from the exons ATGGCTGACTCTGGGGAATACTCTGATTCCAAAAGACcaattgaagatgatgatgaaattgttgaGTCTGATATTGACTTGGATAATACTGATGTCGTGGAACCTGACAATCATCCTCCACAAAAG ATGGGAGATCCTGCAGTTGAAGTTACAGAAGAAAAGCGGGATGCTGCTAAAACCGAAAAATCAAAAGCTATGGATGCAATCTCTGAAG GTAAGCTGGAAGAAGCCATAGATCATTTAACAGAAGCCATCACGTTGAATCCAACTTCAGCTATATTATATGCCACACGAG GTAGTGTTTTTGTTAAACTGAAGAAACCTCTTGCTGCGATTCGTGATGCTGATGCCGCTCTAGCA ATCAATCCAAACTCTGCAAAAGGATATAAAGTACGAGGTATGGCCAGAGCCATATTGGGCCAATGGGAACAAGCAGCAACTGACCTGCATGAGGCGTCAAAGTTGGACTATGATGATGAGATTGGTTTGGTGCTGAAAAAG GTTGAACCTAATGCCCGCAAAATTGAAGAGCATCGTAGAAAATATGAACGCCTCCGAAAAGAAAGGGAGCTAAAGAAAGCCGAACTTGAGAGAAAACAACAAGCTGAAGCCCaa GAAAGAGAAGCCTTATCTGCTCTGAAGGAAG GACAAGTTATAGGCATTCATTCTGCCAAGGAACTAGATCCCAAACTGAATGCTGCGTCAAGAACTTCCCGCCTTGCAATCCTGTACTTCACCGCATCGTGGTGCGGACCATGTCGAATGATTGCTCCCATTTTCACAAGCTTAGCTGCGAAGTACCTGAAAGTTGTTTTCTTGAAAGTTGACATAGACGAGGCAAGAGATGTTGCTGCACGCTGGAACATCAGCAGTGTTCCTACCTTCTACTTTATAAAGAATGGCAAGGAGATTGACAAGGTTGTGGGGGCTGATAAAAATGAATTGGAAAGGAAGGTTAAACAACATTCTGGCTAG